Proteins encoded within one genomic window of Candidatus Thiodiazotropha endoloripes:
- the recB gene encoding exodeoxyribonuclease V subunit beta → MRIERLSLQGINLIEASAGTGKTHTLSSLYLRLLLEQGLMPQSILVMTYTKAATAELKTRIRQRIVEARQWFQATDTPDPLLQAIDEKVADRSLALRQLDLALASFDRAAIFTIHGFCQRVLTEFAFESGQSFTTALVPDQAERLQQITDDFWRLEMSSLPGHFFSALQGWIATPDQLLARLKPALGKPYLRVSGAAWPDNLASLEQQAEQALQQLRTCWYAEREQVEKLLSDKQLLKGYRADWLAGWCARMDLWLNGNLYEAPFDKVIRFTPEVIAQAVKKGKTAPENRFFNALSDYLPLSEQCVAAFHQAKVAWQARLYDYLQQELPRRQVEAGEWSYDDLLLQLHEALQKDHSGQLCGLLRSRYQVALVDEFQDTDPIQYEILHRIYAESEQPLILVGDPKQAIYSFRGADIYTYLQAREGAGGRRHTLDTNWRSTPDMVQAINTLFSFSPRPFYDHRIGFQPTDAAERPRDQLTEQGRPSAALQIWRLPAEEGLSVETLRQSVAETTAAEIASLLSTDDSRQARIGARRLLGSDIAILVRTHSQASCLAVALAAKGIASVRSSQQSVYWSAEAEALERLLIALLEPHRDAVVRGALATPLFGWSGAEIDRLNEDESLQSQITRHFFDHHQVWRSSGFMVMIRGLMTEFSMESRMLEYHDGERRLTNLYHLLELLQQHENSQRPGMEGLLKWFAQQRQSSSQDEERLLRLESDGDLVKIDTLHHSKGLEYGIVFCPYLWDESQEKRSDWPFLFHDPLDDDAAVLELGSMAMEQNRAYRQQENLAENIRLAYVALTRSRYRCYLPWGLTKQNRHGALCWLLHSRGSAQPPHQLSDWLSTAKALQLADDDAQLSVLAASAGVTVSVMPMPGFEVAGQMSLPLPPELIPARRFSKALPKHQQVASFSSLIAGLPEDLPDHDGIEASDSTTLEFESRLDVHGFPRGAGPGSCLHAILENLDFQQTDRGAMEQLVEEKLLLYGIDLQWREVVVPWMQRLLATPLTESGLHLGQITPSQRLNEMAFQFPVSAFNTRQISQLAERTRFSHAPGLIAGLGGLGRDSVDGYLKGYIDLIFEAQGQYFLADYKSNWLGTDYPAYHQQALTEAMASHHYPLQYVLYTLALHRYLRLRIPDYDYEKQFGGVFYLFLRGMSPEGGQDMGIVQERPPVDFISAMDEMIGEPS, encoded by the coding sequence ATGAGGATCGAGCGTTTATCTCTGCAGGGGATCAACCTGATTGAGGCCAGCGCGGGTACCGGCAAGACCCACACCCTCTCCAGTCTCTATCTGCGGCTGCTGCTGGAGCAGGGATTGATGCCCCAGTCGATCCTTGTGATGACCTATACCAAGGCGGCAACCGCTGAGCTGAAAACCCGGATACGTCAACGGATTGTCGAAGCCAGGCAGTGGTTTCAGGCGACCGATACTCCGGATCCGCTGTTACAGGCGATCGATGAAAAAGTGGCAGACAGATCCCTGGCGCTACGCCAGCTCGATCTGGCCCTGGCCAGTTTCGACCGGGCTGCGATTTTCACCATCCACGGGTTCTGCCAACGGGTGCTGACCGAATTCGCCTTCGAAAGCGGACAATCCTTCACCACCGCGCTGGTCCCCGATCAGGCGGAACGGCTGCAACAGATCACGGATGATTTCTGGCGTCTTGAGATGTCCAGTCTGCCAGGACACTTCTTCAGCGCCCTGCAGGGGTGGATCGCCACCCCCGATCAACTGCTCGCAAGACTCAAACCGGCGCTGGGCAAGCCCTATCTCCGGGTGAGTGGTGCGGCATGGCCTGACAATCTGGCCAGCTTGGAGCAACAGGCCGAGCAGGCATTGCAACAGTTGCGCACCTGCTGGTATGCCGAAAGGGAGCAGGTGGAGAAACTGTTGAGTGACAAGCAGCTGCTCAAAGGCTATCGCGCCGATTGGCTGGCGGGCTGGTGTGCACGGATGGATCTGTGGCTCAACGGCAATCTCTATGAGGCCCCCTTCGACAAGGTGATCCGATTTACCCCGGAGGTGATCGCTCAGGCGGTGAAGAAGGGCAAAACAGCGCCGGAAAATCGGTTTTTCAATGCCCTGTCGGACTATCTGCCCCTCTCTGAGCAGTGTGTGGCCGCCTTCCATCAGGCCAAGGTGGCCTGGCAGGCCCGCCTCTACGACTACCTGCAGCAGGAGTTGCCCCGTCGTCAAGTGGAGGCGGGGGAGTGGTCCTATGACGATCTGCTGCTGCAGCTTCATGAGGCGCTGCAAAAGGATCACTCCGGGCAGCTGTGCGGTCTGCTGCGCAGCCGCTATCAGGTCGCTCTGGTGGATGAGTTTCAGGATACCGATCCGATTCAGTATGAGATCCTGCATCGGATCTATGCAGAATCGGAACAGCCCCTGATTCTGGTCGGCGATCCCAAACAGGCGATCTACAGTTTTCGCGGCGCCGATATCTACACTTATCTGCAAGCCAGGGAGGGTGCCGGGGGGCGACGCCATACCCTGGATACCAACTGGCGCTCCACCCCCGATATGGTGCAGGCGATCAACACCCTGTTCAGTTTTTCTCCCCGTCCTTTCTACGACCACCGAATTGGCTTTCAACCCACCGATGCGGCCGAGCGGCCCCGGGATCAGCTGACCGAGCAGGGCAGGCCGAGTGCAGCGTTGCAGATCTGGCGTTTGCCTGCTGAGGAGGGCTTATCGGTTGAGACACTGCGTCAATCCGTGGCGGAAACCACCGCGGCAGAGATCGCCAGTCTGCTGTCAACGGATGACTCCAGGCAGGCAAGAATCGGCGCAAGGCGTTTGCTCGGCAGTGATATCGCCATCCTGGTGCGTACCCACTCGCAAGCAAGTTGCCTGGCTGTGGCACTGGCCGCCAAAGGCATCGCCAGCGTACGCAGCAGTCAACAGAGTGTCTATTGGAGCGCCGAGGCCGAGGCGCTGGAGCGGCTCTTGATTGCGCTGCTTGAGCCACATCGGGATGCGGTTGTGCGTGGTGCCCTGGCAACCCCGCTGTTTGGCTGGAGCGGTGCTGAGATCGATCGCCTGAATGAGGATGAATCGTTACAGAGTCAGATCACCCGGCACTTCTTCGACCACCATCAGGTCTGGCGCAGCAGTGGCTTCATGGTCATGATCCGCGGGCTGATGACCGAGTTCAGCATGGAGAGCCGGATGCTCGAGTATCACGATGGCGAGCGCCGGCTGACCAATCTCTACCATCTGCTGGAGCTGCTGCAACAGCATGAGAACAGCCAACGCCCCGGCATGGAGGGGCTGCTGAAGTGGTTCGCACAGCAGCGCCAATCCAGCTCCCAGGATGAGGAGCGCCTGCTGCGCCTGGAGAGCGATGGGGATCTGGTGAAAATCGATACCCTGCATCACAGTAAAGGGCTGGAGTACGGCATCGTCTTCTGCCCCTATCTGTGGGACGAATCACAGGAAAAGCGCAGTGACTGGCCGTTTCTGTTCCACGACCCGCTCGATGACGATGCGGCGGTGCTTGAGCTGGGTTCAATGGCAATGGAGCAGAACCGGGCCTATCGCCAGCAGGAGAATCTGGCAGAGAACATCCGGCTGGCCTACGTGGCACTGACCCGATCCCGCTACCGCTGTTATCTCCCCTGGGGTTTGACCAAACAGAATCGTCATGGGGCGCTGTGCTGGCTGCTGCACAGCCGAGGCAGTGCACAACCGCCACATCAGTTGAGCGATTGGCTGTCGACCGCAAAGGCGCTGCAGCTCGCCGATGATGACGCCCAGCTGAGTGTATTGGCGGCCTCGGCGGGAGTGACCGTTTCCGTCATGCCGATGCCCGGCTTTGAAGTGGCAGGGCAGATGTCACTGCCACTGCCCCCTGAACTCATTCCGGCCAGACGCTTCAGCAAAGCGCTGCCCAAACATCAGCAGGTCGCCAGTTTCTCATCCCTGATCGCCGGCCTGCCGGAGGATCTGCCGGATCATGACGGCATCGAGGCGAGCGACAGCACCACCCTGGAGTTCGAGTCACGGCTCGATGTGCATGGTTTCCCCAGAGGTGCCGGTCCCGGCAGCTGCCTGCATGCGATTCTGGAAAACCTCGACTTCCAGCAGACGGATCGGGGTGCGATGGAGCAGCTGGTTGAAGAGAAGCTGTTGCTCTACGGCATCGACCTGCAGTGGCGTGAGGTAGTGGTGCCATGGATGCAGCGCTTACTGGCCACTCCACTGACCGAAAGCGGGCTGCACCTGGGCCAGATAACGCCGAGCCAGCGTCTCAACGAGATGGCTTTTCAGTTTCCGGTGAGCGCCTTCAACACCCGGCAGATTAGCCAGCTGGCGGAACGCACCCGGTTCAGTCATGCCCCTGGGCTGATTGCCGGTCTGGGCGGTTTGGGGCGCGACAGCGTGGATGGCTATCTGAAAGGCTATATCGACCTGATTTTTGAAGCTCAGGGCCAATACTTTCTGGCCGATTACAAATCGAACTGGCTCGGCACCGACTACCCGGCCTACCACCAGCAGGCACTGACAGAGGCCATGGCCTCACACCACTATCCGCTGCAGTATGTACTCTACACTCTGGCGCTGCATCGCTATCTGCGGCTGCGAATTCCCGACTATGACTATGAAAAACAGTTCGGTGGTGTCTTCTATCTCTTCCTGCGTGGTATGAGTCCAGAAGGGGGGCAGGATATGGGCATCGTGCAGGAGCGGCCACCGGTCGACTTCATCAGCGCCATGGATGAGATGATCGGAGAGCCGTCATGA
- the recD gene encoding exodeoxyribonuclease V subunit alpha has product MTTGSERHLFAQTAAQLKRLREHNLLEDLDCQLAMFLMQEADQPSLQLALAIALTCRATDEGHLCLDLDQHAQRTLLPGIDPTLRTPPLDEWRSALLDSGVVGSPGSRQPLVLDDQQRLYLHRYWDYEQRLASALLQRAADPGARVDRVSLSAGLKQLFQPPEGLDTDWQQVAAANALLANLTVISGGPGTGKTSTVVRILALLRQQPGGSALRIGLAAPTGMAAARLQQSIRDAKLRLPLSAEEQEKIPEQASTLHRLLGVTNQGTGFRHHAENPLLLDVLILDEASMVDVALMAKLLDALTSQARLILLGDRDQLASVEAGAVLGDICNGCEGPGTESAATLAQITGQPIEPLPRSDNPLQDRVALLHHSYRFSAESPIGCLASAINRAEADQAIRLIQRGSAQDELTWLADEAETLALGAAHFAQLGQAIERGDSVEALFEQLHAFRILAALREGPAGVIQLNQGITGRLRAQGAIPQQASWYVGRPVMLTRNDYQLNLYNGETGIVLAHPDGSGELSVAFNGADGAIRWVSPSRLPHCETVYALTVHKSQGSEFQRVLFHLPKQDSPVLCRELVYTAVTRAKQQFSLVGTEAVFKTALLRGMQRQSGLSDRLQRFS; this is encoded by the coding sequence ATGACGACCGGATCCGAGCGTCACCTGTTCGCACAGACAGCGGCCCAGCTGAAACGGCTGCGTGAGCACAATCTGCTGGAGGATCTGGACTGCCAACTGGCGATGTTTCTGATGCAGGAGGCGGATCAACCGTCGCTGCAGCTGGCTCTGGCTATTGCCCTGACCTGCCGGGCGACCGATGAGGGGCACCTCTGTCTCGATTTGGATCAGCATGCGCAGCGGACACTGCTGCCCGGGATCGATCCAACACTCAGAACGCCGCCACTTGATGAGTGGCGCTCGGCATTACTTGACAGCGGTGTGGTCGGTAGTCCGGGCAGTCGACAGCCGCTGGTGCTCGACGATCAGCAGAGGCTCTATCTGCATCGATACTGGGACTATGAGCAACGCCTGGCGAGCGCACTGCTGCAACGCGCTGCAGACCCAGGGGCCAGGGTCGACAGGGTGTCACTGAGCGCTGGCCTGAAGCAGTTGTTTCAACCGCCAGAAGGTCTTGATACCGATTGGCAACAGGTTGCGGCAGCCAATGCCCTGTTAGCCAATCTGACGGTGATCTCCGGCGGTCCGGGGACCGGCAAAACCTCGACCGTGGTACGAATCCTGGCTCTGCTGCGCCAACAGCCTGGGGGGAGTGCGCTGCGCATCGGGCTGGCCGCACCAACCGGCATGGCGGCGGCGCGGCTTCAGCAATCGATCCGCGATGCCAAACTCCGCCTGCCCCTGTCGGCAGAGGAGCAGGAAAAGATACCTGAACAGGCCTCCACACTGCATCGGCTGCTGGGTGTCACAAATCAGGGAACCGGTTTTCGACACCATGCAGAGAATCCCCTGTTACTGGATGTGCTGATTCTGGATGAGGCCTCGATGGTGGATGTGGCACTAATGGCCAAGCTGCTGGATGCTCTGACCAGTCAGGCCAGACTGATCCTGCTGGGGGATCGGGATCAGCTCGCCTCGGTTGAGGCGGGTGCGGTCTTGGGGGATATCTGCAACGGTTGCGAAGGGCCGGGTACTGAATCGGCCGCCACCCTGGCGCAAATCACCGGCCAGCCGATTGAACCGTTACCCCGATCTGACAATCCGCTGCAGGATCGGGTGGCGCTGCTGCACCACAGCTACCGCTTCAGTGCCGAGAGTCCGATCGGTTGTCTGGCATCGGCAATCAATCGGGCAGAGGCTGATCAAGCGATCCGTCTGATTCAGCGTGGTAGCGCGCAGGATGAGTTGACCTGGTTGGCCGATGAGGCCGAGACCCTGGCACTCGGTGCGGCCCATTTTGCCCAACTCGGCCAGGCGATCGAGCGGGGTGATTCCGTCGAGGCGCTGTTCGAACAGCTGCATGCCTTCCGCATCCTGGCGGCGCTACGGGAAGGGCCGGCGGGTGTGATACAGCTCAACCAGGGTATCACCGGTCGGCTGAGAGCGCAGGGGGCCATTCCCCAACAGGCAAGCTGGTATGTGGGGCGACCGGTGATGCTGACCCGCAACGACTATCAGCTCAATCTCTACAACGGTGAGACCGGGATCGTGCTGGCCCATCCGGACGGCTCCGGTGAGCTGTCGGTCGCTTTCAACGGGGCCGACGGCGCTATTCGCTGGGTCTCACCCTCCCGCTTGCCCCACTGTGAGACCGTCTATGCCCTCACCGTGCACAAGAGTCAGGGATCGGAATTCCAGCGGGTGCTGTTTCATCTGCCGAAGCAGGACTCACCGGTGCTCTGCCGTGAGCTGGTCTATACCGCCGTCACCCGCGCAAAGCAGCAGTTCAGTCTGGTTGGTACGGAAGCGGTTTTCAAAACCGCCTTACTCAGAGGCATGCAGCGTCAGAGCGGCCTCAGTGATCGGCTCCAACGATTCTCCTAA